One Balearica regulorum gibbericeps isolate bBalReg1 unplaced genomic scaffold, bBalReg1.pri scaffold_57_arrow_ctg1, whole genome shotgun sequence DNA segment encodes these proteins:
- the LOC142599818 gene encoding olfactory receptor 14J1-like, translating to MAYDRYVAICQPLHYRTLLGSRACVHMAAAAWGSGFLNALLHTANTFSIPLCQGNAVGRFFCEIPQILKLSCSHSYLREIWLLVFNACLAFGCFVFIVVSYVQIFRAVLRIPSEQGWHKAFSTCLPHLAVVALFISTGMFAYLKPPSISSPSLDLVVAVLYSVLPPAVNPLIYSMRNQELKDTIKKVIPWTFFCREIFTTSLHN from the coding sequence ATGGCCTACGACCGctacgttgccatctgccaACCCCTGCACTACAggaccctcctgggcagcagagcttgtgtccacatggcagcagctgcctggggcagtgggtttctcaatgctctgctgcacacggccaatacattttccatacccctctgccagggcaatgCTGTGGGACggttcttctgtgaaatcccccagatcctcaagctctcctgctcacacTCCTACCTCAGGGAGATTTGGCTTCTTGTGTTTAATGCCTGTTTAGCTTTTGGGTGTTTTGTGTTCATTGTGGtgtcctatgtgcagatcttcagggccgtgctgaggatcccctcgGAGCAGGGatggcacaaagccttttccacgtgcctccctcacctggccgtGGTCGCCCTGTTCATCAGCACTGGCATGTTTGCCTACCTGAagcccccctccatctcctccccatccctggacctGGTGGTGGCAGTTCTGTACTCGGTGCTGCCCCCAGCAgtgaaccccctcatctacagcatgaggaaccaaGAGCTCAAAGATACCATCAAGAAAGTGATTCCATGGACATTTTTCTGTAGGGAAATATTTACTACCTCTCTCCACAATTGA